The following DNA comes from Spirulina major PCC 6313.
GGCCAATCACCACATTCTCGCCCTGTTTTTCGTTCAACCGTTCCAAGGCATTCCAATCACCGAGATCATCCCAGCCAAAATCAGCGGGCAATACATAGGCCAACTGGGTTTTTTCCATCAAGGCATAATCAATACTCTTCTTGTCCAAGGTTCCGTAGGCCGCTTTACCCTGACTGCGGAGGGGTTCGAGAATTTCGGGGGCGTGCTGGGCGAGTTCTGCGAGCACCACGGCGGCGCGGAAAATAAACATGCCGCTATTCCAGCTAAACCGGCCCGTATTGATAAACTCCTGAGCCGTGGCCGCGTCGGGTTTTTCCGTGAAGCGCGACACCTTGAACACCGCAAGATCCCCATGGGTTCCGGCGCGATCGCCCTGCTCAATGTAGCCGTAACCCGTGGAGGCATAACCCGGTTGAATCCCTAGGGTGACGATCGCAGCTTGACTCGTGGCCAATGCCCCCGCTGCGGCTAGGGTTTGTTGATATTTGGCTTGATCCCCAATCCAATGATCCGCCGGGAAAAAGCCGATCAACGCCTCCTCACCGTACCGTTTCGCAATCTCCAAGGTGGCCCAGGCCACAGCGGGGGCGGTGTCGCGGCCCTCAGGCTCCACAAGTAAATTCGCCTCCGGCAGTTCCGGCAACTGTTCGCGCACCCCATCGGCCACCAACGCCGAGGTAATCACCCACAGTTGATCCCAGCCTCCCGCCATCGGCAGCAGGCGATCTGCTGTGGCTTGTAAGAGACTGCGATCGCTCCCATCTAAACAGAGAAATTGCTTCGGACGGTGGCGACGGCTCAGCGGCCAAAATCGCTCCCCCTTCCCCCCTGCCAAAATCACCGGAATTAAAGATTGAGTCATAACTAAACGCGCCGTTCTCGAATGCTCCCATCCTAGCCTTTCGGGAGTCGTCCACTAGTTGCGATCGCCGGGAAATCTCGAAAAAAAATCCGGAAACAATTCGCAACCAACGCTATAATGCGCCATGAGTAGCAATTTTTCTCGGTATCTAGTGTGTCTGTCATCGTTGATGTCCCTAGAGAACTGAATTGTGGTGGTGAGGTTAAGTGTGAATAACAGCGTGAAAAGCCGTTCTCAAGATAGGACTAGTGTGATCACAAGCGATAAAGTCAGTTCTGGGTCCGATCAACAGACCACCGAGGTATCAACTCCAGTCAAACCATCCCCCCAGACCCGCCCCGCCATTCCAGTGGGTAAACGGATACTCTGGAGCAGTGCATTTTTAATCACAGCCAGTATTTCGGCAACTGTCGGGGCCACCGTTGCCATGGTCAGTCCCCTCCCCTCCGCCTTAAAAATGTTCAACGTCACGGATGAAATCGCCGCCGCTGGCCCCTCTCACAGCGAAGCTGCATCGTCCCAGCATGGGCAAATTCCGGCCATGTTCGAGTATAAAATCGAACGCCCGGTCAATATCTTAGTCATGGGAATCGATCGCGTCCCCGATGCTGAAGTAGGCAGCGAGGAAGCCTTTGAAGGCCATACGGACACCATGATTCTGATGCGCTTCGACCCGACGGATCAATCCGTGCGGATGTTGTCTGTGCCCCGCGACACCCAAGTCTTTATCCCCGATGTGGGGACAACCAAAATCAATGCTGCCAATGTCTACGGCGGCGCAGGGCTGGCGATGGATGTGGTGGGCGAAACCCTCAATGGGGTCACCATCGATCGCTATGTGCGAGTCACCAATGATGCGTTTCGGGAATTGGTGGATCTCGTCGGTGGAGTTGAAGTCTTTGTGCCGCGGCCCATGGTCTACGAGGACAAAACCCAGGGGTTAACCATTGATCTGCGCAAAGGTTGGCAAACCCTAGACGGCGACGAGGCGGAACAGTTTGCCCGGTTCCGGATGGATGAATATGGTGATATTGGCCGGGTGCAACGGCAACAGGTGCTGCTCAAGGCGATGCGCGAACGGCTTCAGAGTCCGGCGGTGTTGCCGCGCTTGCCGAAGGTGGTGCAGCGGATGCTGTCCTTTGTGGATACGGATTTGAGCATGGAAGAATTGCTCGCCTTGGTCAACTTTGGGATGGCGTTGGACAAAGAAGCGGTGAAAATGGTGTTGCTGCCGGGTCGTTTTAGCGAGGAATTTGAGTTTGAAGGGGTGAGCTATTGGATTATGTCCCATCCGGGACGCGATCGCGTCATGCAAGACTTCTTTGAAGTGGAACCGGGCTATGACATGGGCGATCGCTCCCTCCAATCCGTGCGCATCGGCCTGCAAAACGCCACCAGTGATCCAGACCTCCTCACCCAAGCCGCCGACCACCTCGCAGCACAGGGTTTTCGCAATGTCTTTTATTCCCAGTCCAAATCGCCCCGTCTCCTGCGCCAAAGTGAAATCATTGTGCAACAGGGCAACACCGATGCCGCCGATGCGATCCAAGATGCCCTTGGTTTTGGGGTCATCCAAGCCGATTCAACGGGGGATCTCGCCTCAGAAATTACCATTCGGGTAGGGTCTGATTGGTTTGATCAACTCCCTGCCGCCCAGGAGTCAACAGACGAGGAATCATGAAGCAAGGGTTACGACGGCTAATCATCGTGGTACTGCTGGGGGTGCTCACCCTCGGCTGGTGG
Coding sequences within:
- a CDS encoding LCP family protein, translated to MVSPLPSALKMFNVTDEIAAAGPSHSEAASSQHGQIPAMFEYKIERPVNILVMGIDRVPDAEVGSEEAFEGHTDTMILMRFDPTDQSVRMLSVPRDTQVFIPDVGTTKINAANVYGGAGLAMDVVGETLNGVTIDRYVRVTNDAFRELVDLVGGVEVFVPRPMVYEDKTQGLTIDLRKGWQTLDGDEAEQFARFRMDEYGDIGRVQRQQVLLKAMRERLQSPAVLPRLPKVVQRMLSFVDTDLSMEELLALVNFGMALDKEAVKMVLLPGRFSEEFEFEGVSYWIMSHPGRDRVMQDFFEVEPGYDMGDRSLQSVRIGLQNATSDPDLLTQAADHLAAQGFRNVFYSQSKSPRLLRQSEIIVQQGNTDAADAIQDALGFGVIQADSTGDLASEITIRVGSDWFDQLPAAQESTDEES
- a CDS encoding mannose-1-phosphate guanylyltransferase, which gives rise to MTQSLIPVILAGGKGERFWPLSRRHRPKQFLCLDGSDRSLLQATADRLLPMAGGWDQLWVITSALVADGVREQLPELPEANLLVEPEGRDTAPAVAWATLEIAKRYGEEALIGFFPADHWIGDQAKYQQTLAAAGALATSQAAIVTLGIQPGYASTGYGYIEQGDRAGTHGDLAVFKVSRFTEKPDAATAQEFINTGRFSWNSGMFIFRAAVVLAELAQHAPEILEPLRSQGKAAYGTLDKKSIDYALMEKTQLAYVLPADFGWDDLGDWNALERLNEKQGENVVIGQHLGADTTGAIIYNSSPDEVVVTIGLEDVVVVRDRNATLIVHKSRTQDIKAMLKQMQGNPTLETLL